The Microbacterium sp. SORGH_AS_0862 genome has a segment encoding these proteins:
- a CDS encoding WhiB family transcriptional regulator, producing the protein MASAPYRSGVPDNWHVDPVFLGVPGVRREAPAEDDNPLSWQTDALCAQTDPEAFFPEKGGSTRDAKRICTTCDVRDECLEYALRNDERFGIWGGLSERERRKLKRRVS; encoded by the coding sequence ATGGCGAGCGCACCGTACCGCTCAGGCGTTCCCGACAACTGGCACGTCGACCCGGTCTTCCTCGGGGTCCCCGGCGTCCGTCGCGAAGCTCCGGCGGAGGACGACAATCCGCTGTCCTGGCAGACGGATGCCCTGTGCGCACAGACCGATCCGGAGGCGTTCTTCCCCGAGAAGGGCGGCTCGACCCGCGATGCGAAGCGCATCTGCACGACCTGCGACGTCCGCGACGAATGCCTGGAGTACGCGCTGCGCAACGACGAGCGGTTCGGGATCTGGGGCGGGCTCAGCGAGCGCGAGCGTCGCAAACTCAAGCGTCGTGTGAGCTGA
- the manA gene encoding mannose-6-phosphate isomerase, class I codes for MLAQLTNVPRDYSWGSSHLIAELQGREPSGAPEAEVWFGDHPGSPAQLPSLGMTLDAWFDAQDADAGRATRLPYLLKLLAAGSPLSIQVHPSRAQAVEGFAREETAGVARDAAHRTYKDDNHKPEVIVAVSDRFEALAGLRPLTATRDILAVLPSNDGVTALGKALEGADEASTLRDVLGWLLSGRAQSVVDEVISAVREAAEATPTDHFAALARIADAYPSDPGVVVALLMNHVVLARGEAIFVPAGVLHAYLAGLGVEIMAASDNVLRGGLTPKHIDVDELLRILDTTPGDAPRLPAIVGEPGVDVFAPGIPDFELLRVTVDEGEVRRVRLRGPAIAVATAGAPIVSAADARVQLTPGAAAFATPDEQHLEVTGAGELFLAMPGTLNRRVVTNPLHRHAVGAS; via the coding sequence GTGCTGGCGCAGCTGACCAACGTCCCCCGTGACTACTCGTGGGGCTCTTCCCATCTCATCGCAGAACTGCAGGGCCGCGAGCCCTCCGGTGCCCCTGAAGCGGAGGTGTGGTTCGGCGACCATCCCGGATCACCCGCCCAGCTCCCTTCCCTCGGGATGACCCTGGACGCCTGGTTCGACGCGCAGGACGCGGATGCGGGCCGGGCCACACGACTGCCTTACCTGCTCAAGCTGCTGGCCGCGGGCTCGCCCCTGTCGATCCAGGTGCACCCCTCGCGAGCGCAGGCCGTCGAGGGCTTCGCGCGGGAGGAGACGGCCGGTGTCGCTCGGGATGCGGCGCACCGCACCTATAAAGACGACAACCACAAGCCCGAGGTGATCGTCGCTGTCAGCGACCGTTTCGAGGCGCTCGCGGGGCTCCGGCCTCTGACGGCGACGCGGGACATCCTCGCCGTTCTTCCGTCGAATGACGGCGTGACGGCGCTCGGCAAGGCACTCGAGGGGGCAGACGAAGCCTCGACGCTGCGCGACGTCCTGGGCTGGCTGCTCTCCGGCCGGGCGCAGAGTGTCGTCGACGAGGTGATCTCCGCGGTGCGGGAGGCGGCCGAGGCGACGCCCACCGACCACTTCGCCGCGCTGGCCAGGATCGCCGACGCCTACCCGTCGGATCCCGGCGTCGTGGTGGCGCTGCTCATGAACCACGTCGTGCTGGCGCGAGGCGAGGCGATCTTCGTACCGGCCGGCGTGCTGCACGCCTATCTCGCTGGCCTCGGCGTCGAGATCATGGCGGCCAGCGACAACGTGCTGCGCGGGGGGCTGACCCCCAAGCACATCGACGTCGACGAGCTGTTGCGCATCCTCGACACGACGCCCGGAGACGCGCCGAGGCTGCCCGCGATCGTGGGGGAGCCGGGCGTCGACGTCTTCGCTCCCGGCATCCCCGACTTCGAGCTGCTGCGTGTGACGGTCGATGAGGGCGAGGTGCGTCGTGTCCGTCTTCGCGGACCCGCCATCGCCGTGGCGACCGCCGGCGCGCCGATCGTGTCGGCCGCGGATGCGCGGGTGCAGCTCACGCCCGGTGCCGCGGCGTTCGCCACGCCCGACGAGCAGCACCTCGAGGTCACCGGTGCGGGGGAGTTGTTCCTCGCGATGCCGGGGACGTTGAATCGCCGCGTCGTAACGAATCCGCTCCATCGACACGCCGTCGGCGCGTCGTGA
- a CDS encoding O-antigen ligase has product MAVRTQHPAGPAPAPPLRERTGHLLLRAWCVFVVFQAIAGTAWTLAFGVTVSTVIVVATAVVSLVVWLLVRPPVDMRRLPWFVLAYGIWATASLIWSAWPATTGTTLALWLITTGQGLFVAAMLTWREIVAAVSAALKWALGLSLAFELVVSLLVRRPLLPGWVLPERGVKYDPIVYWSRNNLFDLDGRIQGIQGNANLLAVIALLGLIVFSVRWAAHAERRASAIVWIAIAALLFVHAGSATAYLSAAAVLVVLVTVLLMRTVTKPGGRTVYYAAYAGVALAGAAVLFFARDTLFAALGRSADLTGREGIWEQVLARAVEHPVIGWGFASPWLPWDSHFDGWIVDHGETVMQAHNMWIDVFLQLGVIGVFLMAGAYATFIWRAWFFAIDRPRWDLRDDRPYSPLTLLPTLVATVLLVQGLAESGPLVVWGWMLIVLLGLKVRQSPLLGVGPAETSWRIERGDPVSEQG; this is encoded by the coding sequence ATGGCCGTCCGAACCCAACATCCGGCAGGTCCCGCGCCCGCACCGCCGCTGCGTGAGCGCACGGGACACCTGTTGCTGCGCGCGTGGTGCGTCTTCGTCGTCTTCCAGGCGATCGCGGGCACCGCGTGGACGTTGGCTTTCGGCGTGACCGTATCGACCGTGATCGTCGTCGCCACCGCGGTCGTCTCCCTCGTCGTGTGGCTCCTCGTCCGACCGCCGGTCGACATGCGCCGCCTGCCGTGGTTCGTCCTCGCGTACGGCATCTGGGCGACCGCCTCGCTCATCTGGTCGGCGTGGCCGGCGACGACGGGCACCACGCTGGCACTGTGGCTGATCACGACGGGCCAGGGCCTGTTCGTGGCGGCGATGCTCACCTGGCGCGAGATCGTCGCCGCCGTCTCGGCGGCGCTGAAGTGGGCGCTCGGACTGTCGCTCGCCTTCGAGCTCGTCGTGTCGCTGCTGGTCCGACGCCCCCTCCTTCCCGGCTGGGTGCTTCCGGAACGCGGCGTGAAGTACGACCCGATCGTCTACTGGTCGCGCAACAACCTCTTCGATCTCGACGGGCGCATCCAGGGCATCCAGGGCAACGCCAACCTCCTCGCGGTCATCGCGCTGCTCGGGCTGATCGTCTTCTCCGTCCGCTGGGCGGCGCACGCCGAGCGGCGGGCGTCCGCGATCGTGTGGATCGCGATCGCAGCGCTGCTGTTCGTCCATGCCGGCTCCGCGACCGCCTACCTCTCCGCGGCGGCCGTCCTCGTCGTGCTCGTGACGGTGCTCCTCATGCGGACCGTCACGAAGCCGGGTGGACGCACGGTGTACTACGCGGCTTACGCCGGCGTGGCTCTCGCCGGTGCCGCCGTCCTCTTCTTCGCGCGCGACACGCTCTTCGCGGCTCTCGGCCGGTCGGCGGATCTGACCGGCCGAGAGGGCATCTGGGAGCAGGTGCTGGCGAGAGCCGTCGAGCACCCCGTGATCGGATGGGGCTTCGCCTCGCCGTGGCTGCCGTGGGACAGCCACTTCGACGGCTGGATCGTCGACCACGGCGAGACGGTCATGCAGGCGCACAACATGTGGATCGACGTCTTCCTGCAGCTCGGCGTGATCGGCGTGTTCCTGATGGCGGGCGCCTACGCGACCTTCATCTGGCGCGCCTGGTTCTTCGCGATCGACCGCCCCCGATGGGATCTGCGCGATGACCGACCGTACTCGCCGTTGACGCTGCTGCCCACGCTCGTCGCCACCGTCCTGCTCGTGCAGGGTCTCGCCGAGTCCGGCCCGCTGGTGGTGTGGGGCTGGATGCTCATCGTGCTGCTCGGACTCAAGGTGCGGCAGTCGCCGCTGCTCGGCGTCGGCCCGGCGGAGACGTCGTGGCGTATCGAACGCGGCGACCCCGTGTCGGAACAGGGATGA